The uncultured Fusobacterium sp. genome has a window encoding:
- a CDS encoding helicase C-terminal domain-containing protein: protein MEIKEKISFEAREIIKNEIEKAGGNEVFFRGIPNDEGVITEVSILARGNKTSVPAILNAMKKGEVIIHNHPSGFLYPSDADVEIASIYSNRMAGGSYIVNNSVTDVYVIVELFKDENVKIDITPYFEKTGLLSQVFQGFEYRDEQLYMAKHIEKGLNKEIKVIVEAGTGTGKTLAYLIPSIEWAIKNKKRVVISTNTINLQEQLLNKDIPIAKKVIQGDFKYILVKGRGNYLCNRKYSNIIMGENSSIQDFSDSQKVQFNEIKKWGQKTEKGDKAELPFEVDASVWELFQSETDICAGNKCPYKGECFFLKSREEKKNADILITNHHMYFSDLAIRKEIGFNTEYSILPEYGMVVFDEAHNVEKVARDYFSYEASKYSFTKTMNQIFTVEGKKKNTGSLDILQKYIKSHDIDHRGILDKEIEDIKIKHKNLYIAGREYFNHIIEVFSNGQMGTFTFRAKKDEMDNSPFLSSLIDFRERFTIEYNSYMRKVRELIKDIRDEEDENGNINDFIKYTDRLESFFNNFRFINDFDDDEFIYWIEVNSRKGNSKLVATPLKIDHELQKNLYINLKQIVFTSATIAIGNDFTYFKESIGLDEETLDKVIHSPFNYDKQMKAYIPSDIPAPSDKNFTDEIAEFLKAMLIKSKGKTFVLFTSYSTLNYMYYMLRDELEANGIELFIHGKAPRTQLINMYVNGRNPVLFGTDSFWEGVDIKGKQLSSVIIVKIPFKVPSDPVTEAIIEHITAQGKNSFTEYQVPEAVIKFKQGIGRLIRSKSDSGTITILDNRIINKKYGRYFIESIPTKNINVIGKTAILKDITTKNKGENNEEI from the coding sequence GGAGATTGCCTCAATTTATTCTAATAGAATGGCTGGAGGATCATATATAGTCAATAATAGTGTAACTGATGTTTATGTTATAGTTGAGCTATTTAAAGATGAAAATGTAAAGATTGATATTACTCCATATTTTGAAAAAACAGGACTTTTATCTCAAGTATTTCAAGGTTTTGAATATAGAGATGAACAGTTATATATGGCTAAACATATAGAAAAAGGATTAAATAAAGAGATTAAAGTTATAGTTGAGGCAGGAACAGGAACAGGAAAAACTTTAGCTTATTTAATTCCAAGTATAGAGTGGGCTATTAAAAATAAGAAAAGAGTTGTAATCTCAACAAATACAATAAATTTACAAGAGCAACTTTTAAACAAAGATATTCCTATAGCTAAAAAGGTAATACAGGGAGATTTTAAATATATTCTTGTGAAAGGAAGAGGAAATTATCTTTGTAATAGAAAATATTCAAATATCATAATGGGAGAGAATAGTAGTATTCAAGATTTTAGTGATTCACAGAAAGTACAGTTTAATGAGATAAAAAAATGGGGACAAAAGACTGAAAAAGGTGATAAAGCTGAACTTCCTTTTGAGGTAGATGCTAGTGTTTGGGAGCTTTTTCAAAGTGAAACAGATATCTGTGCAGGAAATAAATGTCCATATAAAGGTGAGTGCTTTTTTCTAAAATCTAGAGAGGAAAAGAAAAATGCAGATATTTTAATAACTAATCATCATATGTATTTTTCAGATCTAGCTATTAGAAAGGAAATAGGTTTTAATACTGAATATTCAATACTTCCAGAGTATGGAATGGTAGTATTTGATGAAGCTCACAATGTAGAAAAAGTAGCAAGAGATTACTTTTCATATGAAGCATCAAAATATAGTTTTACAAAAACTATGAATCAAATTTTTACAGTAGAGGGGAAAAAGAAAAATACAGGAAGCCTTGATATTTTACAAAAATATATAAAGTCCCATGATATAGATCATAGAGGTATTTTAGATAAAGAGATAGAAGACATTAAGATAAAACATAAGAACCTTTATATAGCTGGTAGAGAGTATTTTAACCATATTATAGAGGTGTTTTCAAATGGACAAATGGGAACTTTTACATTTAGAGCTAAAAAAGATGAAATGGACAACTCTCCTTTTTTAAGTAGTTTAATTGATTTTAGAGAAAGATTTACTATTGAGTATAACTCATATATGAGAAAAGTGAGAGAACTTATTAAAGATATTAGAGATGAGGAGGATGAAAACGGAAATATAAATGACTTTATAAAGTATACTGATAGGCTTGAATCTTTTTTTAATAATTTTAGATTTATTAATGATTTTGATGATGATGAGTTTATTTATTGGATAGAAGTAAATAGTAGGAAAGGAAACTCTAAATTAGTAGCAACTCCTCTAAAAATAGATCATGAATTACAAAAGAATTTATATATAAATCTTAAACAGATAGTATTTACATCAGCTACTATTGCTATTGGAAATGATTTTACATATTTTAAAGAATCAATAGGATTAGATGAAGAGACATTAGATAAAGTTATTCATTCACCATTTAATTATGATAAGCAGATGAAAGCTTATATACCTTCAGATATTCCGGCTCCTTCTGATAAGAATTTTACTGATGAGATAGCAGAGTTTTTAAAGGCTATGCTTATAAAATCTAAAGGGAAAACTTTTGTCTTATTTACTTCATATTCAACTTTAAATTATATGTATTATATGCTAAGAGATGAACTTGAGGCAAATGGAATAGAGTTATTTATTCATGGAAAAGCACCAAGAACTCAACTTATAAATATGTATGTTAATGGAAGAAATCCTGTGTTATTTGGAACAGATTCATTCTGGGAAGGAGTAGATATAAAAGGGAAACAGTTAAGTTCAGTAATAATAGTAAAAATTCCTTTTAAAGTTCCTAGTGATCCTGTAACAGAAGCAATTATAGAACATATAACTGCACAGGGAAAAAACTCATTTACTGAATATCAAGTGCCAGAAGCTGTAATTAAATTTAAACAGGGAATAGGAAGATTGATAAGAAGTAAGAGTGATAGTGGAACAATAACTATTTTAGATAACAGAATAATAAATAAAAAATATGGTAGATATTTTATAGAATCTATCCCTACTAAAAATATAAATGTAATAGGGAAAACAGCTATATTAAAAGATATAACTACAAAGAATAAAGGTGAGAACAATGAAGAAATTTAG
- a CDS encoding HDIG domain-containing metalloprotein, producing MKKFSLFGLKFMFEVKRSSKNDVELYSTSYALREKIVYLILIMFLIAFSSKVGLLSKNNNYSVGDVVISDIYAPKTIVFNDKSAKEKIIENMIAQSGKEYIYSADAGRIYLETFDEFFDDIYALKNNKDSNVDFKNLEKDTGRRIPDSMVKELLSLKVPDIVKLQKETRKFLENLYESGIVQEKASVKYKSPYDKKIEKLSNLQKQIVETFAAPNYIYDEGKTKKAIEEKVSQINDQYIEIKAGTLVAKKGEILNERRIKILESCGVYSYKKSLGIMMANLAYLFIISTLFYQIVFNRYKKDILRKSTYRSTLLIIIVFFLTFRFINNDLIYLVPADTALFLLVLLTNTKFGLMIISFMLFFLLPIIDYDLIFLVMNIASMTFGAYLIKKVNTRAGLIAIGIQMAVLKVATFGLLSFFSEVETFGAALKSGEIIVSGLVSGMITIALLPYFEKTFNILTLFKLLELGDLSHPLLKKLSMEAPGTFHHSMMVATLSENAAAAVGANSVFARVAAYYHDIGKCKRPQFYVENQQNGENPHNRVSPFMSNLIITSHTKDGAEMAKQYQIPREIRDIMYEHQGTTFLAYFYNKAKALDPTVTKEEFRYSGPKPRSKESAIIMLADSIEAAVRSLDEKTPRAIEEMLRKIINGKIEDNQLSEADLTFKEIEIIIQTFVKSLISIHHVRIKYPGQK from the coding sequence ATGAAGAAATTTAGTTTATTTGGACTTAAATTTATGTTCGAAGTAAAGAGAAGTAGCAAAAATGATGTTGAACTTTATTCTACCTCTTATGCTTTAAGGGAAAAAATAGTATATTTGATATTGATAATGTTTTTAATAGCATTTAGCTCAAAGGTTGGATTGCTTTCTAAAAATAATAACTACAGTGTAGGAGATGTGGTAATATCTGATATTTATGCCCCTAAAACAATAGTTTTTAATGATAAGAGTGCTAAAGAAAAAATAATAGAAAATATGATTGCTCAATCAGGAAAAGAATATATATATTCAGCAGATGCTGGAAGAATATATTTGGAGACTTTTGATGAATTTTTCGATGATATCTATGCATTAAAAAATAATAAAGATAGTAATGTAGATTTTAAAAATTTAGAAAAAGATACTGGGAGAAGAATACCTGATTCTATGGTAAAGGAACTTCTCTCTTTAAAAGTTCCTGATATTGTAAAATTACAAAAAGAAACAAGAAAATTTTTAGAAAATCTCTATGAAAGTGGAATTGTACAGGAGAAAGCTAGTGTAAAATATAAGTCTCCCTATGATAAAAAAATAGAAAAATTATCAAATCTTCAAAAACAGATAGTTGAGACTTTTGCTGCTCCTAACTATATTTATGATGAAGGTAAAACTAAAAAAGCTATTGAAGAGAAAGTTTCTCAAATTAATGATCAATATATAGAGATTAAAGCAGGAACTTTAGTTGCTAAAAAAGGTGAGATTTTAAATGAAAGAAGAATCAAGATTCTTGAGTCTTGCGGAGTTTACTCATATAAGAAAAGTTTAGGAATAATGATGGCTAATTTAGCTTATTTATTTATTATATCTACTTTATTCTATCAAATAGTGTTTAATAGATATAAAAAAGATATTCTAAGAAAGAGCACTTATAGAAGTACACTTTTAATAATTATAGTTTTCTTTTTAACATTTAGATTTATAAATAATGATTTAATATATTTAGTTCCAGCAGATACGGCACTATTTTTATTAGTTTTATTGACTAATACAAAGTTTGGATTGATGATAATATCATTTATGCTTTTCTTTTTATTACCTATAATAGATTATGATTTAATATTCTTAGTTATGAATATCGCTTCTATGACTTTTGGAGCTTATTTAATTAAAAAGGTAAATACAAGAGCAGGATTGATTGCTATTGGAATTCAAATGGCAGTATTAAAAGTAGCAACTTTTGGATTATTAAGTTTCTTCTCAGAGGTAGAAACTTTTGGAGCTGCACTAAAATCAGGAGAGATTATAGTATCAGGACTTGTTTCAGGAATGATAACAATTGCTCTTCTTCCATATTTTGAAAAGACATTTAATATTTTAACTCTTTTCAAACTTTTGGAATTAGGAGATTTATCACATCCATTGTTAAAGAAATTATCTATGGAGGCTCCAGGAACTTTCCATCATTCAATGATGGTAGCTACACTTTCTGAAAATGCAGCAGCAGCAGTAGGAGCAAATTCTGTTTTTGCAAGAGTTGCAGCATATTATCACGATATAGGAAAATGCAAAAGACCTCAGTTCTATGTGGAAAATCAACAGAATGGTGAGAACCCACATAATAGAGTTTCACCTTTTATGAGTAATCTTATAATAACTTCTCATACTAAAGATGGAGCTGAAATGGCAAAGCAATATCAAATACCTAGAGAGATTAGAGATATAATGTATGAGCATCAAGGAACAACATTTCTAGCTTATTTCTATAACAAGGCAAAGGCTTTAGATCCAACTGTTACAAAAGAGGAGTTTAGATATAGTGGACCTAAACCAAGAAGTAAAGAGTCTGCTATCATAATGCTTGCTGACTCTATTGAGGCAGCTGTAAGATCTTTAGATGAGAAAACACCTAGAGCTATTGAAGAGATGTTGAGAAAAATTATTAATGGTAAGATTGAAGATAATCAACTTTCAGAAGCTGATTTGACATTTAAAGAGATAGAGATAATAATTCAAACTTTTGTTAAATCGTTAATTAGCATACATCATGTAAGAATAAAATACCCAGGACAAAAATAA